Proteins from one Anopheles nili chromosome 2, idAnoNiliSN_F5_01, whole genome shotgun sequence genomic window:
- the LOC128720903 gene encoding transmembrane channel-like protein 7, whose protein sequence is MSGGKDRRSRASKTQGWEEAGGEFYQESYPADLEGMQRDPSKIATLLPSKQTRNATTRRVRPAQGQDTKGGTRRRASFSTVARRGSQYHEMQVATLPDLSENLINEERTWEEIREIKSMPVPMAQKREMKAHLQNATKLRLQGFEQIKWRRRKAWQSFRSKWGEYQTKLELWRMSLKTIEGHFGTGVVAYFLFLRWLVFLNLLLFLLIFAFVVLPHLVLREPSDLPCDITTDPTSVQCCSEGYENVTHTAQFSVLDLIQGTGFMEGTLLFYGMYTNQIYGYSPMEDRAYHAARQLRASVAAANGSGTIVDAGLLEEIAEMGEDQSTERQTILYYDLPLVYVIIIAIYYIITLIAIMRAVVRQFKDRIAEGEGLFYQYCNLVFGGWDFCIHNQKSADIKHKALYNEIRSLLYQKRLEHERNNRSREFMLKLIAIRMLINLIVFVILLLAAITIYVLFNVSLAELEPNFTPTHPVSFGEGVGNRTLYMSWPSSWSVFSSASQRGAISFASTITPLLSPASDDGASGGAFNSTDSSIDRLTLEEKLRVLFYEFLPYLAIVCMNLVVPQLFNYLVKYEKYSPLFVIKISLFRTVFLRLSSLAVLLSRFYFLITPMNVTQKLMLLINASTELGVEQISTTTLPPSTTSVVTASIATSTVAYNLSEVNGSFVANLTTTTLSVLGSMLLDQQQDPVAQAQTGQQPPLLHQRQQQQQQQCYDEQNGAPQCWETFVGQQFYKLFIVDFATHFLVTFFVNFPRALFARHSSSRLAKFIGEQEFELSKHVLDVIYSQTLCWLGTFYTPFLPAIAALLTFLMFYIKKFACLVNSNPSTILYRASRSKSLFMSTLLISFTLALVPVVYALAEIVPSRSCGPFRGLPSVWDRAIAAFMKMPLFFQNVIFYFGTASFAIPCFVVLTFFIYYYYAVSTANRHMVQVLKQQLVLEGHDKQFLLSRLSLFIKQQQEYQKRMMRQAAEQQHMQQQQQYHQQSATPSNTANNVIQQPGSYQQPPIVPPPRTNSQSQAAEPTPALPPRADRDSKPSSRDRPKDLPPPPTSGGGSGLVSNSVGGDMK, encoded by the exons ATGTCCGGTGGTAAGGATCGCCGGTCGCGGGCAAGCAAAACGCAAGGATGGGAGGAAGCCGGTGGCGAGTTCTACCAGGAGAGCTATCCTGCCGATCTGGAGGGTATGCAACGCGATCCTTCGAAGATCGCGACCCTGCTACCATCGAAGCAAACGCGAAATG CTACGACACGACGCGTTCGCCCGGCACAAGGACAAGACACAAAAGGAGGCACACGGAGAAGAGCCAGCTTCTCAACCGTAGCCCGACGAGGCTCGCAATACCACGAGATGCAGGTGGCCACTCTGCCGGATTTGTCAG AGAACCTCATCAACGAGGAGCGAACATGGGAGGAGATACGCGAGATCAAATCGATGCCGGTACCGATGGCGCAGAAGCGAGAGATGAAGGCCCACCTGCAG AACGCGACCAAGCTACGCCTGCAGGGCTTCGAACAGATCAAATGGCGCCGGCGGAAAGCGTGGCAAAGCTTTCGCTCGAAATGGGGCGAGTACCAGACGAAGCTGGAGCTGTGGCGCATGTCACTGAAGACGATCGAGGGCCATTTTGGGACGGGAGTTGTCGCGTACTTTCTCTTCCTGAGGTGGCTCGTCTTCCTgaacctgctgctgttcctgCTGATATTCGCGTTTGTCGTGTTGCCACATCTTGTGCTGCGGGAACCGAGTGACCTACCCTGTGATATAACGACGGATCCAACGTCCGTCCAGTGCTGCTCTGAGGGCTATGAGAACGTTACACACACCGCACAGTTCTCTGTGCTGGATCTCATTCAGGGGACAGGTTTTATGGAGGGTACGCTGCTGTTCTACGGCATGTACACAAATCAGATCTACGGATACAGTCCGATGGAGGACCGGGCTTACCATGCGGCACGTCAACTTCGAGCGTCAGTGGCAGCAGCTAATGGATCTGGGACAATCGTGGATGCCGGTTTGCTGGAGGAGATTGCGGAGATGGGCGAAGATCAGAGCACAGAACGGCAGACGATATTGTACTATGATCTACCGCTGGTGTACGTGATCATCATCGCGATCTACTACATCATTACGCTGATCGCGATCATGCGTGCGGTTGTGCGCCAGTTCAAGGATCGCATCGCTGAGGGCGAAGGCCTGTTCTATCAGTACTGCAACCTGGTGTTCGGTGGTTGGGACTTCTGCATCCACAACCAGAAGTCGGCCGACATCAAGCACAAGGCGCTGTACAACGAGATCCGGTCGTTGCTCTACCAGAAGCGGCTTGAGCACGAGCGCAACAATCGATCGCGCGAGTTCATGCTCAAGCTGATCGCGATCCGCATGCTGATCAATCTGATCGTGTTCGTTATCCTGCTGCTGGCGGCCATCACGATCTACGTGCTGTTCAACGTGTCACTGGCTGAGCTCGAGCCGAACTTTACGCCCACACATCCGGTGAGCTTTGGTGAAGGTGTTGGCAACAGGACGCTCTACATGAGCTGGCCATCGTCGTGGTCGGTATTCTCCTCGGCATCGCAACGTGGAGCCATATCCTTTGCGAGCACAATCACTCCTCTACTGTCTCCGGCAAGCGATGATGGTGCGTCAGGTGGTGCTTTCAATTCGACTGattcgtcgatcgatcggctaACGTTGGAAGAAAAGCTGCGTGTGTTGTTCTACGAGTTCCTGCCGTATCTTGCGATCGTGTGCATGAATCTCGTCGTTCCGCAGCTGTTTAACTATCTGGTGAAATACGAGAAGTATTCCCCGCTGTTCGTGATCAAGATCAGCCTTTTCCGGACGGTGTTCTTGCGGTTGTCCTCACTGGCGGTGCTGCTCAGTCGGTTCTACTTCCTGATCACGCCCATGAACGTCACGCAAaagctgatgctgctgataaATGCATCGACCGAGCTGGGAGTGGAACAGATATCAACAACTACGCTACCACCGTCAACAACTAGCGTTGTGACTGCCAGCATTGCTACCAGCACCGTGGCTTACAACTTATCGGAGGTAAACGGGTCGTTCGTAGCGAATCTGACGACTACCACGCTATCGGTGCTTGGATCGATGCTCCTCGATCAGCAGCAAGATCCTGTAGCACAAGCGCAGACAGGGCAACAACCACCATTGCTACACCAGcgtcaacagcaacagcagcagcagtgttACGACGAGCAGAACGGTGCACCACAGTGCTGGGAAACGTTCGTTGGGCAGCAGTTCTACAAGCTGTTTATCGTTGACTTCGCGACGCACTTTCTCGTGACGTTCTTTGTGAATTTCCCGCGGGCGTTGTTTGCGCGCCATTCGAGCTCGCGTTTAGCAAAGTTTATCGGGGAGCAGGAGTTTGAACTCTCGAAGCACGTGCTCGATGTGATCTACTCGCAGACGCTCTGTTGGCTCGGCACGTTTTATACACCGTTTCTACCTGCGATCGCCGCTCTGCTCACGTTTCTGATGTTCTACATCAAGAAGTTTGCTTGTTTGGTCAACTCGAACCCCTCTACGATCTTGTACCGGGCGTCACGATCGAAGTCGCTGTTCATGTCGACCCTGCTGATCTCATTCACGCTCGccctggtgccggtggtgtaTGCGCTCGCCGAGATAGTGCCATCACGCTCGTGTGGACCCTTCCGAGGACTACCATCCGTGTGGGATCGAGCCATCGCTGCCTTCATGAAGATGCCGCTATTTTTCCAAAACGTCATATTCTACTTCGGCACGGCGAGTTTCGCGATACCGTGCTTTGTGGTGTTGACTTTCTTCATCTACTATTACTACGCGGTGTCAACCGCCAACAGGCACATGGTTCAGGTGCTGAAGCAGCAGCTTGTACTCGAAGGACACGACAAGCAGTTTCTGCTTAGTCGGCTCAGTCTGTTCATCAAGCAGCAACAGGAGTACCAGAAACGCATGATGCGTCAAGCTGCCGAACAGCAAcacatgcagcagcagcagcagtaccatcAGCAATCTGCAACACCTTCCAACACCGCAAATAATGTGATACAGCAGCCTGGTTCGTACCAGCAGCCACCGATTGTACCACCGCCTCGGACCAACAGCCAGTCGCAGGCCGCAGAGCCTACGCCCGCGTTACCGCCACGTGCGGACCGCGATTCGAAACCGAGTAGCCGCGATAGGCCCAAGGATCTTCCTCCACCGCCAACTTCGGGCGGTGGTTCAGGCTTGGTCAGCAATTCTGTTGGTGGTGACATGAAGTAG